The Bradyrhizobium guangxiense genomic sequence TGGTCGATGGTCCTGAGACGGCGGATGCGGTCGCCGCCGAGATCATGAAGACGCCGATCCGGCGCGCCTCGCGCACCTCGATCTCCGGGGCGATCACCTTCGCAATGCCGCTGTTCGACGAGGATCCCTATCGGGGCCTGCGCCGCGTGATCGACATCTCCGGCGACGGCCCCAACAACAATGGCGGCCCGGTCACGGTGGCGCGCGATGCGGCGCTCGAGAAGGGCGTCGTTATCAACGGCCTGCCGATCATGGTCAAGGAGCCGTCCTATTCGACGATGGATATCGACAATCTCGATCTCTACTACGAGGATTGCGTCATTGGCGGTCCCGGCTCCTTCGTCATCACGATCAAGGACCGCGACAAGTTCAAGGAAGCGATCCGCACCAAGCTGCTGATGGAGGTCGCCGGCCGCACGCCGGAGCGCCCCGTGGTGCGAGTCGCCGACAAGGAGCCGCGCGTCAGTTGCCTGATCGGCGAAAAGATCTGGTCGGACCGCTGGGGCCGATAGGCCCCCCAAGGCTCGAGACCTTTCGCCTTGAGGCTTTTCGCCTTGAGACCTTTCGCCTCATCTCGTCCGGCGGTTGAATTTAACCGCTCGTTAACCGGCGCATGGCCCTAATCGGACGGTTTCTGTTTGTTTCCGCCCGGCATCCCGAGATTGCCGGCTGACGAACGAACGAGAGCGGGTTCATCGCACCCGTCCACCGAGCAATCCAATGGCGACCGTCACCTCGAGCACCAACCAGATTTCGCCCGCCAACGAGCGGCTGTATCACCAGAGTGCTCTGGTCGGCGACTGGAAGGGCAATTGGGTGGGCAACAACCAGCCCGTCGGCTTCAAGGTCGTGAACATCCGCGGTGCCCGGGCGCAGGTCGAGTACACCCACAACGGGCACACCGAGCGCGGCTTTGGCGAGGTTCAGGGCACGCTCATCACCTTTGGCGGGGTCACGGTCGGCACCAAGGACGGCAAGAACATGGTGATGCTGTTCTCCTTCGGGGGGGCCGGCAAGCAGACCGCGAATCTCGAGAAGCAGGCCCCGCCGGCTTCCGACAGCCGCCTGATGGGAAGCTGGGGCGGCTATTCCAGCGCGAACGGCAAGAGCGCGAGCTTCAAGGTGCTGTCCGTCAATGGCAAGGAAGCCCAGGTCAGCGTCACCACCGACGGCGTCACCCGTCAGGGAACCGGCTACGTCTACAAGAACGTCATCATGTTCGGCCAGGCGCAGATCGCAACCGATGACGGGCAGAACGGCAAGGTTATCTACCAGGTCGGCACCAAATCCTTCATGGTGCCGGTTACGAAATCCCCGCCGGCCGATTCATCGTCCTCGGTCGACAAGACGGCCTGAGCGCGCCGTCCTCCGGCGAAAAACCCTTCGCCCCTACATCGTCAGATGTCACCGCATTCTCGATGCTTTCATTGACACAGCACCTTCAGCTGACGGTCGATCTTGCGCACGTCGTCACAGGCGGCCGCGAAGGCGCCTTCGCCGATCATCCGCCAGACATCGTCAACCCGTTCCGCCAGGTGCGGGATCGTGAGCGGCAGGCGGGCCGCTTCGTGCAGCGCGCCTTTCTCGTTGATGAGATAGCGTTCGTTGAGCGCGAACAGC encodes the following:
- a CDS encoding DUF1194 domain-containing protein → MRLLFSIGAVLVAGMFAGGDVAGVAAPGPKFEPPRTQPQRLAADRDAQTVDVELILAVDVSYSMDMDELAIQREGYAQAIQSKEFLQALKLGPNGRIAVTYFEWAASSDQKIIIPWRLVDGPETADAVAAEIMKTPIRRASRTSISGAITFAMPLFDEDPYRGLRRVIDISGDGPNNNGGPVTVARDAALEKGVVINGLPIMVKEPSYSTMDIDNLDLYYEDCVIGGPGSFVITIKDRDKFKEAIRTKLLMEVAGRTPERPVVRVADKEPRVSCLIGEKIWSDRWGR